A stretch of Paludisphaera borealis DNA encodes these proteins:
- a CDS encoding 4Fe-4S binding protein, translated as MGMGQGVIRGHLITLRRFLLTFWRDARTGGAFKRRGGGHQVLDFFRKPGRGNEPTVLQDSKTDGLFTVEYPDERLPVYERFRVLPVLVYDTEDGNVRCTSCNICAKVCPPQCIWMTQAKSPKGTVVPLPEDFYIDMDVCMNCGLCSEYCPFDAIKMDQNFELSNYERHQTHIYSLQDLLVSSEYYSKTHPDAWQSSEETVERGKVAKKKDQRLQKALGATKPAPAAAKPAAQPAKV; from the coding sequence ATGGGAATGGGTCAAGGAGTCATACGAGGGCACCTGATCACACTCAGGCGGTTCTTGCTGACGTTCTGGCGCGACGCCCGCACCGGCGGCGCGTTCAAGCGACGGGGCGGCGGCCACCAGGTGCTCGATTTCTTCCGCAAGCCGGGTCGCGGCAACGAACCGACGGTCCTCCAGGATTCGAAGACGGACGGCCTGTTCACCGTCGAATACCCCGACGAACGGCTGCCGGTTTACGAGCGGTTCCGCGTCTTGCCGGTGCTGGTCTACGACACCGAGGACGGCAACGTCCGGTGCACGAGCTGCAACATCTGCGCCAAGGTGTGCCCGCCGCAGTGCATCTGGATGACACAGGCCAAGAGCCCGAAGGGAACGGTCGTCCCGCTGCCCGAAGACTTCTACATCGACATGGACGTCTGCATGAACTGCGGTCTATGCTCGGAGTACTGTCCGTTCGACGCCATCAAGATGGATCAGAATTTCGAGCTGTCGAACTACGAGCGGCATCAGACCCATATTTACAGCCTCCAGGACTTGCTGGTTTCGAGCGAGTATTACTCCAAGACGCATCCCGACGCGTGGCAGAGCAGCGAAGAGACGGTCGAGCGCGGGAAGGTCGCCAAGAAGAAGGATCAGCGGCTCCAGAAGGCCCTCGGGGCGACCAAGCCGGCCCCGGCGGCGGCGAAGCCCGCGGCCCAGCCGGCGAAGGTCTGA
- a CDS encoding NADH-quinone oxidoreductase subunit A, producing MVIYNYVFIGLLILLAIGFALLPLLIVRVIAPRKNSLAKGDTYECGVKTYGETWVRFRIQYYIYAIMFVVFDIETVFLYPWAVSYAGLGAFALVEMVVFLAILFVGLGYAWAKGVLRWV from the coding sequence ATGGTTATTTACAATTATGTCTTCATCGGTTTGCTGATCCTGCTGGCGATCGGCTTCGCCCTCTTGCCGCTGCTGATCGTGAGGGTGATCGCCCCCCGCAAGAATTCGCTGGCCAAGGGCGACACCTACGAGTGCGGCGTGAAGACCTACGGCGAGACCTGGGTGCGGTTCCGGATCCAGTATTACATTTACGCCATCATGTTCGTGGTATTCGATATTGAGACGGTGTTTCTCTATCCGTGGGCGGTGAGCTACGCCGGGCTCGGGGCGTTCGCCCTGGTGGAGATGGTGGTGTTCCTGGCGATCTTGTTCGTCGGCCTGGGCTACGCCTGGGCCAAGGGCGTGCTGCGCTGGGTGTGA